The genomic stretch TTTATTGATGCCAGTTGCTGAGTTGATCGAGGAATTGGCAAGGATTTTAGAAAGAAAAAGGTGCTTGGTTGTTCTTGATGATGTATCATCCACTGTAGAATGGGACATGATAATACCATTTTTCCATGGAATGGAAAATTCAAGCCGGATCATAGTCACCACAAGGGAAGAGGATATTGCTAAACATTGTTCAGAGCAAAAAGGAAATATATACATGCTGAAAGGTCTAGAATACAAGGATGCGTGCGACCTGTTTGCTAAAAAGGTACTCAATAAAAAACTATCATCATGCTTCATTTGTACATGTCGCCCTAGGATTTGTTTTCCATCATTTAATTGTTGAACCAAAATGACTAGTTCTACCTTGATCTACAACATTTCCTTTCAGTTTTTGGCAATTGTTATTAGTTGCACTATGATCATCGTCCACACTAGGAGTGCAATTCAATGCTTTATACTTCGTTGGTAAATTTCATAGAACAACAACTCGGGCATGGTCATAACATAACCACACCTCCCAGTAATAATGTAATTGCAAATTGTACATAACTAATAGAGTTATAGCACATACACAACATTTAAAAATTATTCTGTACCTGATTTAGTTTTGAAGATTCTGAAGAACTCGATCCCTCAAATTTCAGGTATTTAAGAAGACTATAGATTTGGATAAGAAATACCCTGAGCTGACTACACAAGCAGAACTGATACTGCAGAAGTGCAGCGGACTCCCCCTTGCAATAGTCACTATAGGTGGCTTCTTGGCAAACCAACCAAAAACAGCTTTGGAGTGGAGGAAACTGAATGAGCATATCAGTACCGAGTTGGAGGTGAATCCTATGCTTGGGACCATTAGGACCGTCCTTATGAGAAGCTATGATGGTTTACCCTACCACCTCAAGTCTTGTTTCCTCTATATGCCCATCTTTCGTGAAGACCAAAGGGTTGGGCGGGGACGCTTGGTGCGCCGGTGGAGCGCAGAGGGTTACTCAAGGGAGGTTCGAGGCAAATCCATGGAGAAAATAGCAGATGGTTACTTCATGGAACTTATAAGCAGGAGTATGAttttaccatctgaatgctcaatCCACAATACAAAAGGGATCAATTCCTGCCAAGTGCATGATCTCATGCGTGATATCGGTATCTCAAAGTCAatggaagaaaatcttgtttttacACTGGAGGAAGGTTGCAGCTCAAACAGCCAAGCCACTATGCGCCACCTTGCTATAAATGGCAATTGGCAAGGAGACCAGGGTGAATTTGAGAGCATAGTAGACATGTCCCGTGTACGATCAATGACAGTTTTTGGGGAGTGGAAGTCATTTTTCATTTTTGAGAAGATGAGGCTGCTACGAGTGTTGGACTTGGAAGACACAACAGGTCTACATGATCATCACTTCAAGCATATTGGGAAGCTCCTTCACTTAAGATACCTTTCGCTAAGAGGATGTGATTCTATTTATCACCTGCCAGATTCATTGGGTAACTTGAGAGAACTCGTGACGCTAGATGTCCGAGGTACGAAAATAATCAAGCTGCCCAGGAGTATCTTCAATCTCCAGAAGCTAAGCTATCTTCGTTCTGGTAGGAAAGCGGATGATGAGGATGGCTCATATGAAGGCCATTTTGGTGACAATCCAAAGTGTCTTGGCAACCGACCATGCATTCTGTTTCTCGTGACAGGGATTGCTTGTTGTTGCAAGAGTGTTGCAATTCCTGATGATGACTCTAACCTTAATTGCCATGATGCATGCACTGCTCTTTGTTGCTATTTGGTCCCTTTTATTGCGATGCGTCTAGACTTGCATGGTGTTCTAGTGCAAAGTGGGATGAGGAAGCTGAAAGCCCTACACACATTGGGTGTTGTGAACATCGCACGGCGGGGTAAGGATGTTCTAAAGGATATAAAAGGGCTCATTCAGTTGCGCAAGTTAGGAGTGACTGGCGTCAGTAAGGAAAACGGACAAGAGTTGTGTTTGGCAATTGTTGGTCTGAGCCGTCTAGAGTCATTGTCAATCCGGTCAGAGGGGGAGCCTGGTTTATCTGGCTGCTTGGATGGAGAGTTCTCATTCCCGGAAAACTTGCAGAGCCTCAAGCTGTATGGTAACCTGGTCAAACTACCGGAATGGATAAAGGGGCTGAGGAATCTGGTGAAGCTCAAGCTACGGAGCTCTatgatatcagaggatgatgaagCTATACAGGTCCTTGGGGATCTACCAAACCTGGCGTCCCTGCATCTGCTGAAGAAGTCGTTCGAGAAGAGTAATGCTTGTCTCACATTCCGTCCACACATGTTCCTGAACCTGGTGGTGCTGGAACTTGATTCGCTCTTGGACGGCCGGGAGGATAGAAATAAGCTGCTATTTTTGAAgtttgaacaaggagcaacccctAAGCTAGAGCTTCTCAAGTTCGTTTGGGCAGGCATCAATAGTCGGACACTCTCGGGGCTACCATCTCTGGCAAGCCTGAAGGAGGTTCTGCTCAAAGGTGCGTACAGTGACAACGAATTGGCATACCTGAGGGCCGAGCTCCCAAAAAATACAAATCTACCGGTCATAAAGAGGGTCTAATCAAGATCATGGAGGTCCACTTCGCCCAACAATCCAAGGTAAGCTAGGAGTACATACTCTTGTGTTTCCATTTGCATGCGGCTATTTGTCACCATTTAATTGTTGGTCTTTAAATTCGTGCAGCTGGTGGATCACTTGTCATGAAGCCGCATGTTACACCTAATTGTGTATAGTAGTTCGATCGGTGTCCTAATAATTAGCAGGACACACCATGTCCTTGACCAATGTAACATACTTAATTCTTTCTTGGTTCATCTGGGGGGATCTCAACTCAGTTGGTGTCTCGTTTTGTGTACGTCTGAATCGCTAATTAGTTTCAGCAATCAACGACATCTACCTCACCTCACCGCCGAGCACTGCCTCGTCTCCGCCTATCCCATCCCCGCAGCACTGAATCGTTGATTCACACTGGCGCGGAACCACGTTGGTCTcccccctcgccgccgcgcggTTATTCCGCCCCCGCGGTGACCCTGGCCGCCACTGTCGACGGCGCGGCTCCCACGCCTCGTGTTGCTCCTGTGCGTCTCCCTCGCGGACGCATCGTCTTCGGCCTCCTCCCGGCAAACTGTCAATGTTCTACAAAGAGGCAAATCGATTGGTTAAATCAAACAAAACACTACATGTTTAATGTTAATTTAAGCATAAAACTACTACTTGTAGTATTATGTAACTCTACTCTGTCAAGTTCAGTTCAATTGCGATACTACTGACAGAGATAGATGGAGACTGACGAGATCAAGTTCAATTGTTCATGCTGCAGCGACCAGACTAATGAAGTCCTTATAGGCGTGGCCTTCATCCACCTGAAGTAGGCCGATCTGTCCAAGCATATCAAAAACCTTTCCGCCACGCCATACTGCTCTCCGTCCCCATTAGTTCGCCTTTCACCTCTTGGTTTCTGCTCCATTGCGTGGGACATCCTGGTTTACCATTGGTTGATTTTGCAAAGTCTTACCTGCAGTCACTCGTAAAGTCTTTACATTCAGACTGGATAGCCACTGGACGCCTTGTAATAGCAGACATTTACATTCTGGCGAAATTGAAACAATATGCTAAGAGGCTGCCTCCATGATTCAAATGAAACTTATCCAATTTGAGAAAGTAATTATTTCAAATTTTGTACAAAAAATCGTCGCAAGTGTTTGTTATCAGCATAATTACTCTTCTGTACTCTTAAGCATGTAACGCATGTCTTCCACTTACATAGTACAAATCTTGCAAGTGATGATTTCTTTTTATCTGGCAACATGTAGCTTTGTTATTCTACTTCCAAATGGCACACTGGAGCGGCACTTTGGCATCCAACAAATAGATCCACAATGATGAAATATTTGCTTCAGTACATCACAAAGTAAGATCAAATAGATATCATGTCTTGATCTGCTTGAGAACCCACTTCCTTTTCATTCTTTGAGGCAATGCCATCAAGGACTTGAACTTGTAATCAACTGCAACAAGAGCGCTTCAATGTTACAACTATATACACAAGTTACAGTGCTCTGCATCCAGCAAATTTTATTCAGAGAGCGCTTCAATGTTAGAGCTATATACACAACATAACTAGTGAACTAAGTAGCTGGATAATCTCACCAAACCTAGTGAATTAATTGGTCAATTAATCTTACCATGTAATTCTAGTTCGAGAGATTGTTTTATGGTTTCAGAGTAGAGAAAATGAATACAACTTATCAGTACTTCATAATGTGAAATTTAAGTTATAATATTGCTTAACACTGTCCCACATTATACATAGGTTTTTGGATTTGTTTCCATTTTTAGTTGATTATTTCTCTGTATCTAGAATTATTTTGGTCGAGATATGCGTGCAAAACGAGCGATGGTTATGTTATAGATGAACATGCTTGTGTTTATCATAGTCAGTGACCAATGAGAGTGCATCGCAACATACAGTTTGTTAGCCAACGATTCACTTATTTGTATACCGGTGTTTGCTGTATATGATTTGGATGGACATTTGGATGCTCTCAAATGATAATAACCAAGAATTTTCTCTTTCAAATGATCAGGTGGTGAAGTTCACTTATCTATCTTGTTGTTTGTCTAGTGCGTAATGTGTAGAAGCCCTTTTAAATCTATCTAGGTAACATGAACACATAAATGAGATCCCTGCTGAAAATGGTGCATCAACTCTTACTGCCATGGTACTATCACATGATCTCTAATTTGATTTCCATTGTCATCTCCTTCCTCCCAGGCCGGCTACTGTCTCCACTTTTCAAATCCTTCAAGGTATGCTATCCTACTGACCTACACCTCCGTTTCCCCCTGTCTCACTGCCTGTTCTGGTAGGGACGATtagcaaaggaaaaaagaatGGTACATGTATGTATATATCTTGATGGTCTGCTACTCGATTCTGAATGTTGCTTGTGACCTGACCTGATTTATCCTGGTATATTTTTtggcaccttccacctccaccttgATGACAGTTCAGTTCAGCTGCTCTAATCTGACAAAGCCATGTTTCTATTGCTGCTTGAGTGGCGTAGATAGTAGTTTGTACAACAATTTGTAAATGAGTTGAAAGTTTCACTGAAAATTTCTCTACTTGTGTTCAAATTAAAATTTGTAATTGATAGGTACCTAGTAGTTCAGATTCGTAGTGATAGCAATTAGAAAGCATGAACTGCGTGGTTCTATTTTTCAGTTAGCATACTTGCTGCTATGTATGGTGTCCGTGTGTAGCCTGAACTGAAGATTTTGTCAGAATGGATTTTGAGTGGTTAGTTAAGCAGCCCCATCCTTGAATAGCCTGAACTGAAGATTTTGTCCGCCACCCTTCAATAACCTGGGTGTTTAACTGTGTGCCCATGCGTGTAGTGCAATCTAAATTCTCTTTGCTCCTACTAGAAAAAATAATATGTGAGTGTTTAACTGTGTGTCCGTGTGTATGTGTGCGCACGTGTTACTTTCTCTTCTTGGAAACCTGATGCTTCAAGTGCTCTTCGTTTTCATACCTTCACACGTGTGAGTGCAATTATAGATAAACTGCAACTTTTGAGCCATAATGTCCTTATTTGAGACTGATTACTTAGCTTAGCTCGCTGGCCATAtagttctttaatgaagaatgtATCCACCTGTTATTACTTTCTTGCTTGCTTACTTGTACCGAAAGgagaaaaaaaaattgtgtacACTTGTATAGACTCAGATGATGTAGTGTACTTCAAGTAATTACTGGGTCAGCGTCTAGACCTCACTAGGAAATCTGAAAACTGGTAGAACACACTTGGAAATCTCAAAACTGGTAGTGATTACTGCAAGTGATGCATGAGATTATTTTTAGCCTAGTTCATTTGATTTAATATTTGTTAGCTGCTATTAAAATGGTTACTAATGGATGTGTTTATTTCTGAGTGTGTGTTGTCGAAACTGATTGTTCCAGCATCTGAATGCATATGTTTTGTACGATGACCAGTTAGTAATTCATGATGCTCTTGTTGCAGTTGATTACAAGTTCAAGTCCTTGTTTTGGACTGGGAGCACACCTACATCTTCTCTGTGAGGAGCATTATCTTCTTCGCGAGGATAATTGTCTTTTTCGGTAGCAGTACAATTCAGGTCATTCCATGCACTAGGTATCCTGTAATTAGATTCTGTAATTTAGATGCTACCTGCAAATGTTGGTTCCAGACTATGTTGACACCATGTTATTAGCAAATGTTGGTTCCAGACCATGTTGACACCATGTGGCTTGCAAATGTTGGTTCCAGTCTTCCAGACCATGTATTTAGTTTGGTTGCAATTTTAATGCATGATCATGTTTTCGTGTTCAAGAAGACcgttgttagagtacgtcatgggcctaggcccgttagtcttatggtttgcttaggggtcaagtaagccttgcttgggagtcaagtaaacctctctatatatggagaggagatgtattaatctaatcaagcaagaattaagaaggaaatcccttccgtcttgcccggccgtgggcaaaaggcccccggccggccttctcgtgccctcgcagccctctctctccctcccaaaccctagcagccacataaca from Lolium rigidum isolate FL_2022 chromosome 4, APGP_CSIRO_Lrig_0.1, whole genome shotgun sequence encodes the following:
- the LOC124646943 gene encoding disease resistance protein RPM1-like → MTEVVTSQFNHCTFPSASTRIQASRKKTKNDSNMKVVTSQFNHPEPTFYENPDIITNFPCRAWIRMMHPFNPKFFVQSLVEQFNATVGFNALLEMEKTARKLAGEFNGFVNKKYLIVINDLSTIEEWDRVKKCFPNNKMGSRIIVSTMQVEVASLCAGQESIVSELKQLSADQNIYAFHKKVSQETTYLAETDSRSNRATTRNDKSIVAIGEILEDQSKVVDGKKVVGKSITRIRTMAAALEESQIVGREKEKEEIVKLVTSQVTNRFQVVSVWGMGGLGKTTLVKDIYHIKLSGMFEKRACVTVMRPFSLVELLRSLVMQLEPSEKKDVEGLMRSTKKIFLLMPVAELIEELARILERKRCLVVLDDVSSTVEWDMIIPFFHGMENSSRIIVTTREEDIAKHCSEQKGNIYMLKGLEYKDACDLFAKKVFKKTIDLDKKYPELTTQAELILQKCSGLPLAIVTIGGFLANQPKTALEWRKLNEHISTELEVNPMLGTIRTVLMRSYDGLPYHLKSCFLYMPIFREDQRVGRGRLVRRWSAEGYSREVRGKSMEKIADGYFMELISRSMILPSECSIHNTKGINSCQVHDLMRDIGISKSMEENLVFTLEEGCSSNSQATMRHLAINGNWQGDQGEFESIVDMSRVRSMTVFGEWKSFFIFEKMRLLRVLDLEDTTGLHDHHFKHIGKLLHLRYLSLRGCDSIYHLPDSLGNLRELVTLDVRGTKIIKLPRSIFNLQKLSYLRSGRKADDEDGSYEGHFGDNPKCLGNRPCILFLVTGIACCCKSVAIPDDDSNLNCHDACTALCCYLVPFIAMRLDLHGVLVQSGMRKLKALHTLGVVNIARRGKDVLKDIKGLIQLRKLGVTGVSKENGQELCLAIVGLSRLESLSIRSEGEPGLSGCLDGEFSFPENLQSLKLYGNLVKLPEWIKGLRNLVKLKLRSSMISEDDEAIQVLGDLPNLASLHLLKKSFEKSNACLTFRPHMFLNLVVLELDSLLDGREDRNKLLFLKFEQGATPKLELLKFVWAGINSRTLSGLPSLASLKEVLLKGAYSDNELAYLRAELPKNTNLPVIKRV